The following proteins come from a genomic window of Flavobacterium eburneipallidum:
- a CDS encoding glycoside hydrolase family 88/105 protein has translation MMSRIKITRISLISLIAFSLSLVACKNGYNATTNKESAGKIVPENLKWSERMVLSEMHRFPEATKLDFSPVPQWGYTNGLVLGACAKVYEKTKNQKYYDYIYAYADQMIEKTGEIKRYKLADQNLDMIKSGDVLLYLYPKTKEERFLKAMQTLNSQLESQPKTSDGGYWHKKIYPFQMWLDGLYMAEPFHARYIREYEKDASKAEKVYDDVVLQFDLIQKHSQDQKTGLLFHGWDESKEQSWANKQTGNSQHFWSRGMGWYGMALVDVLDFLPKNHPGRERLIQYLNEYAEAIVKVQDQSGLWWQVLDQGNRQGNYLEATGTAMFVYTLAKAAHKGYIPNKYLKNANQGYDGLIKNLVTVEENGVVNLNKCCAVAGLGGNPYRDGTYEYYIGEKIRSNDPKGTGPFILASLELNK, from the coding sequence ATGATGTCACGAATTAAAATTACCCGAATTTCTTTGATTTCTTTAATAGCTTTTAGTTTATCTCTTGTAGCTTGTAAAAATGGCTACAATGCAACTACAAACAAAGAATCAGCAGGGAAAATTGTTCCTGAAAATTTAAAATGGTCAGAGAGAATGGTGCTGTCAGAAATGCATCGTTTTCCTGAAGCAACAAAATTAGATTTTTCTCCAGTACCTCAATGGGGCTACACTAACGGATTAGTTTTAGGTGCTTGTGCGAAGGTTTATGAAAAAACCAAAAACCAAAAATATTATGACTATATCTATGCTTATGCCGATCAGATGATTGAGAAAACAGGAGAAATAAAAAGATACAAATTAGCGGATCAAAATTTGGATATGATAAAATCAGGCGATGTTCTACTTTATTTGTACCCAAAAACAAAGGAAGAGCGTTTTTTAAAGGCGATGCAAACCTTAAACAGCCAGTTAGAATCGCAGCCTAAAACATCAGATGGTGGGTATTGGCATAAAAAAATATATCCTTTTCAAATGTGGTTGGATGGTTTGTATATGGCAGAACCATTTCATGCTCGTTATATAAGAGAATATGAAAAAGATGCTTCTAAAGCTGAAAAGGTTTATGATGATGTAGTGCTTCAATTTGATTTAATTCAAAAGCACAGTCAAGATCAAAAAACTGGATTATTATTTCATGGTTGGGACGAGAGCAAAGAACAAAGTTGGGCTAACAAGCAAACTGGAAATTCACAGCATTTCTGGTCCAGAGGAATGGGTTGGTACGGAATGGCATTGGTAGATGTTTTAGATTTTTTACCTAAAAACCATCCAGGAAGAGAAAGACTGATTCAATATTTGAATGAATATGCAGAAGCTATTGTTAAGGTTCAGGATCAATCAGGATTATGGTGGCAGGTTTTAGATCAGGGAAACAGACAAGGGAATTATTTAGAAGCCACAGGAACTGCTATGTTTGTTTATACATTGGCCAAAGCTGCTCATAAAGGTTATATTCCAAATAAGTATTTAAAAAATGCAAACCAAGGTTATGACGGACTCATTAAAAACCTAGTTACGGTTGAAGAAAATGGAGTGGTAAACTTAAATAAATGTTGTGCTGTAGCTGGTTTAGGTGGTAATCCATACAGAGATGGAACTTATGAATATTATATAGGTGAAAAAATCAGATCTAATGATCCTAAAGGAACTGGGCCTTTTATACTAGCCAGTTTAGAATTAAATAAATAA
- a CDS encoding alpha/beta hydrolase, translating into MKQFFQNIFGLILFVSFCTQAQQKTITIPKDTSFTVKNEYKKYLKKYPQITPAKDSLPENVKENRNLVYTTLKNTPYGDRDLHLDVFSPKKKGKYPALIMVHGGGWRAGDKALEVPMAQKLAAKGIVTICVEYQLLQEAQYPAAVFNIKSAVRWVRANADKYGIDSNKIAISGDSAGGQLALLVGLTNGVQSKEGNQRNLGFSSDIQAIIDLDGVVDFMAPLSLNLKRGPDSPDVQWLGGTFYEKPEIWKDASPIFWANEKSCPILFVNSGFPRFHAGQDELIGMMKDWGIYTEVHKFDIQLHTFWLFDPWIDSTVNNMNNFLIKVFDNQLVKK; encoded by the coding sequence ATGAAGCAGTTTTTTCAAAATATATTTGGGTTGATTCTTTTTGTTTCTTTTTGTACTCAAGCACAACAAAAGACAATTACCATTCCCAAAGACACTTCTTTTACTGTCAAAAATGAATACAAGAAATACCTGAAAAAGTATCCGCAAATCACTCCTGCAAAAGATTCTTTACCTGAAAATGTAAAAGAGAACAGGAATCTGGTTTACACGACATTAAAAAATACTCCTTATGGAGACAGAGATTTGCATTTGGATGTTTTTTCGCCAAAGAAAAAAGGAAAATATCCAGCCTTAATCATGGTTCACGGTGGCGGATGGAGAGCAGGAGATAAAGCACTAGAGGTACCAATGGCTCAAAAACTGGCAGCCAAAGGAATTGTAACCATTTGTGTCGAATACCAATTGTTGCAGGAAGCGCAATATCCAGCAGCGGTTTTTAATATAAAATCAGCAGTACGATGGGTGCGTGCCAATGCAGATAAATACGGAATTGATTCCAACAAAATAGCCATTTCTGGAGATTCAGCAGGAGGACAATTGGCTTTGTTGGTCGGACTCACAAACGGAGTTCAGTCCAAAGAAGGAAATCAGCGGAATTTAGGTTTTTCAAGCGACATTCAGGCGATTATAGATTTAGATGGAGTAGTCGATTTTATGGCACCATTGTCCCTTAATCTAAAGCGAGGTCCCGATTCACCAGATGTACAATGGTTGGGAGGTACTTTCTATGAAAAGCCAGAAATTTGGAAAGATGCTTCTCCTATTTTTTGGGCTAATGAAAAATCATGTCCTATTTTATTTGTCAATAGTGGTTTTCCAAGATTTCATGCCGGACAGGACGAATTAATAGGAATGATGAAAGATTGGGGTATTTACACAGAAGTTCATAAATTTGACATCCAATTGCATACATTTTGGTTATTTGATCCTTGGATTGACTCTACCGTAAATAACATGAATAATTTTTTAATTAAAGTGTTTGATAATCAGTTGGTAAAAAAATAA
- a CDS encoding RagB/SusD family nutrient uptake outer membrane protein, whose amino-acid sequence MKIYKIKLIVYAFVVSISLPGCTNLDEETFGSLSPDTYYNNEAEALSSVVGVYQSLSQVAHIGDPWRIAEFGTDEFIVPGRASGGWFDQNNIDIINHTVAPTNATCGRAWRNIFQEIGTANAVLESLQASPNSANLKGLIAEVRALRAYGYFYAMDFWGNVPLVTVARIDPNNLPKNTPRKDVFAFIETEMLAAIQDLPSITTVNKTSYYPRFTKEAIYGVLATMYLNAQVYTGTPKWTEAIAMCDKIIATNKYSLEATVVDNFKSTNEQNSKEIISSFSIAPAQNAGNNQFILYTQNGLDKLKYNLPFTPANGYSTYQEALDRYENQDVRKSLIEYGPQFYLDGVTPLRYPNGTQLNIVAVKSLISAEDNEGYKVLKYTPIGTSWSGFNADNDLVLMRYADILLIKAEALFRGGTTTIPDTALGLVNQVRGRSNASVLASLTLKNIEDERARELIWEGHRRRDMIRFGTYFNGTWAFKTTQTEAFRAIYPIPQEQRTANPNLEQNPGYPNN is encoded by the coding sequence ATGAAAATATATAAAATCAAATTAATAGTGTACGCATTTGTTGTCTCGATTTCCTTACCTGGATGTACCAATTTAGACGAAGAAACATTTGGGAGTTTGTCACCAGACACTTATTATAACAATGAAGCAGAAGCACTTTCTTCTGTAGTAGGAGTGTATCAATCCTTGTCGCAAGTTGCTCATATTGGCGATCCATGGCGTATTGCCGAATTTGGAACCGATGAGTTTATAGTTCCCGGAAGAGCCAGTGGGGGATGGTTTGACCAAAATAATATTGACATAATCAATCATACTGTAGCTCCAACAAATGCTACTTGTGGTAGAGCCTGGAGAAATATTTTTCAGGAAATTGGTACGGCTAATGCTGTTTTAGAAAGTTTGCAGGCATCGCCAAATAGTGCCAATTTAAAAGGATTAATTGCTGAGGTAAGAGCCTTACGTGCCTACGGTTATTTCTATGCAATGGATTTTTGGGGTAATGTGCCTTTGGTTACTGTAGCCAGAATTGATCCTAATAATTTGCCAAAGAATACGCCAAGAAAAGACGTATTTGCTTTTATAGAAACAGAAATGCTAGCCGCCATTCAAGATTTACCTTCTATAACTACAGTTAATAAAACCAGTTATTATCCAAGGTTTACCAAAGAAGCTATTTATGGTGTTTTGGCAACTATGTATTTGAACGCTCAAGTTTATACAGGAACGCCTAAATGGACAGAAGCTATTGCAATGTGTGATAAAATTATTGCTACAAATAAATATTCGTTGGAAGCCACTGTTGTAGATAATTTTAAATCCACCAACGAGCAAAATTCAAAAGAAATCATTTCTTCTTTCTCCATTGCACCAGCACAAAATGCAGGGAATAATCAGTTCATTTTATACACTCAAAACGGATTGGATAAATTAAAATACAATTTGCCTTTTACACCAGCCAATGGATACAGTACGTATCAAGAAGCTTTAGATCGCTACGAAAATCAGGATGTTCGTAAATCATTAATCGAATACGGACCTCAATTTTATTTAGATGGTGTTACGCCTTTACGCTATCCAAATGGAACACAATTGAATATTGTTGCTGTAAAAAGTTTAATCAGTGCTGAAGATAATGAAGGCTATAAGGTCTTGAAATATACTCCAATTGGAACTTCTTGGTCTGGTTTTAATGCCGATAATGATTTGGTTTTAATGCGTTATGCTGACATTTTATTAATCAAAGCGGAAGCACTATTTAGAGGTGGAACTACTACAATTCCAGATACTGCATTAGGTTTAGTAAATCAAGTAAGAGGCAGAAGTAATGCTTCGGTTTTAGCCAGTTTGACTTTAAAAAACATCGAAGACGAAAGAGCCAGAGAATTAATCTGGGAAGGACACCGCAGAAGAGATATGATTCGTTTTGGAACTTATTTTAATGGAACTTGGGCATTCAAAACCACCCAAACAGAAGCTTTTAGAGCCATATATCCTATTCCGCAAGAGCAACGAACAGCGAATCCAAATTTGGAACAAAATCCAGGTTATCCGAATAATTAA
- a CDS encoding alpha/beta hydrolase — MKISLFFLLYLGFVVGINAQSYKGVTGVRDTSYSTKSAYKYDVKKHPSIKIVSEFQFPSVKEKRNIAYCEIGKRKLNLDAFYNTNKTNSKRTAIIIIHGGGWRTGSREQHYPMAQKLASLGYICFTPEYRLSTEALFPAAIYDLKAVIRWVRQNAEAYNFDPNKIAVLGFSAGGEMASFMGTTGNMPLFEGTSCNLDTKSNANAVVDIDGTLSFVHPDGREGDDSKGISAGTYWFGYSKAENPKLWEAASPLSYVSAQTPPTLFINSAVPWMHAGREDYIKVLDKNGIYSEVKEFEGAPHSFCLYEPWFSPTIEHINNFLTKVFKQ, encoded by the coding sequence ATGAAAATTTCACTCTTTTTTTTATTGTATTTAGGATTTGTAGTTGGTATAAATGCACAGTCTTACAAAGGGGTAACTGGAGTTAGAGATACGTCTTATTCAACTAAAAGCGCTTACAAATATGATGTGAAAAAACATCCATCGATTAAAATTGTTTCTGAATTTCAATTTCCTTCGGTTAAAGAAAAACGGAATATCGCCTATTGCGAAATCGGGAAACGAAAGTTGAATCTCGATGCTTTTTATAATACAAATAAAACAAATTCGAAACGAACAGCAATCATCATTATTCATGGTGGCGGCTGGCGTACCGGAAGTAGAGAGCAACATTATCCGATGGCACAAAAGTTGGCTAGTTTAGGTTATATTTGTTTCACACCAGAGTACCGACTCTCAACCGAGGCACTTTTTCCAGCTGCTATTTATGATCTAAAAGCAGTGATTCGTTGGGTTCGACAAAATGCAGAAGCTTATAATTTTGATCCAAATAAAATTGCTGTTTTAGGCTTTTCAGCTGGCGGCGAAATGGCTTCTTTTATGGGAACAACGGGAAATATGCCTTTATTCGAAGGGACTTCTTGTAATTTAGATACAAAATCGAATGCCAATGCCGTGGTGGATATTGACGGAACTTTATCTTTTGTCCATCCCGATGGTCGTGAAGGAGATGATAGCAAAGGAATTTCGGCAGGAACCTATTGGTTTGGTTATTCGAAAGCCGAAAATCCAAAATTATGGGAAGCTGCTTCGCCTTTGAGTTATGTAAGTGCTCAAACGCCACCAACACTTTTTATCAATAGCGCTGTGCCATGGATGCATGCGGGAAGGGAAGATTATATTAAGGTTTTGGATAAAAACGGAATCTATTCGGAAGTCAAAGAATTTGAAGGCGCACCGCATTCTTTTTGTTTGTACGAGCCTTGGTTTAGTCCAACAATTGAACACATAAATAATTTTTTGACTAAAGTTTTTAAACAATAA
- a CDS encoding FecR family protein, with amino-acid sequence MKKREQYREIEDFLADESFRMWMKSKNDTDGWEEWTLEHPKRAKLVEEARLWLLAMKVPEQNLSQEQVDAALQNTWMKIEEKEHENKLEPKLIQLWNTAWFSKIAAILVLGLLSFYAYTNYFVDQANYSSYDEIVSNHDEDGLLEQINNSNKPQIVTLSDGSSVLLQPKSKLSYPKIFKGNERNVYLSGEAFFEISKNPKKPFFVHANEIVTKVVGTSFRIKAYANQSDVEVLVRTGKVKVNSEKTSYNSNQKEIVLLPNQALRFGRKNQTFDKITDITADKSISNSVRSIEQLSFEFTDIPVAQILKTMEQAYSIEIDFPEQELLKCHLTTSLSDQPLPEKLKIICKSIGNNSSYTMNGNQITILSKGCN; translated from the coding sequence ATGAAAAAACGAGAACAATATAGAGAAATAGAAGATTTTTTGGCAGACGAATCATTCCGAATGTGGATGAAGTCCAAAAATGATACCGATGGTTGGGAAGAATGGACTTTGGAACATCCAAAACGAGCAAAATTAGTAGAAGAAGCTCGTTTGTGGTTGTTGGCGATGAAAGTTCCAGAACAGAATTTGTCTCAAGAACAAGTAGATGCCGCTTTGCAAAACACTTGGATGAAAATAGAAGAAAAAGAGCATGAAAATAAATTGGAACCGAAACTAATTCAATTGTGGAATACGGCTTGGTTCAGCAAAATTGCCGCTATTTTGGTTTTAGGATTGCTTTCGTTTTATGCTTACACTAATTATTTTGTTGACCAAGCCAATTATTCTAGTTATGATGAAATAGTGAGCAATCATGACGAAGACGGTTTGTTAGAACAAATTAATAATTCGAATAAACCGCAAATTGTAACTCTATCCGATGGAAGTTCGGTATTGTTACAACCCAAAAGTAAATTGAGTTATCCTAAAATTTTTAAGGGAAATGAACGCAATGTTTATTTATCAGGAGAAGCTTTTTTTGAAATTAGCAAAAACCCTAAAAAACCCTTTTTTGTTCATGCGAATGAAATTGTTACTAAAGTAGTAGGAACTAGTTTCAGAATCAAAGCCTACGCCAATCAATCTGATGTGGAAGTTTTAGTACGAACAGGAAAAGTAAAAGTAAATTCAGAAAAAACGAGCTACAATTCCAATCAGAAAGAGATTGTTTTGTTGCCCAATCAAGCACTTCGTTTTGGTCGAAAGAATCAAACTTTTGATAAAATTACTGATATCACTGCCGATAAATCCATTAGTAATTCTGTTAGAAGTATCGAGCAATTAAGCTTTGAATTTACGGATATTCCCGTGGCTCAAATTCTCAAAACCATGGAACAAGCCTATTCTATCGAAATAGATTTTCCAGAACAAGAATTGCTAAAATGCCATTTAACAACTTCTTTGAGCGATCAGCCTTTGCCCGAAAAATTAAAGATAATTTGCAAAAGCATTGGTAATAATTCTAGTTATACGATGAATGGAAATCAAATTACCATTTTGTCTAAAGGATGTAATTAA
- a CDS encoding pectinesterase family protein, producing MKNTNQLKYLLFLLLVTQSFFAQTANPEKYKYQFVVAKDGSGDYKYIQDAIDAMRKFPLAPITLYIKNGVYNEKIELSANNTDVAFIGESLDKTIITYNDYSGRGKMGTFDSYTAKISGNRFKAENITFENSAGRVGQAVALYVDADKAVFKNCKFLGNQDTIYLGGEYARQFFVDCHIEGTTDFIFGPATAVFKNCTILAKTNSYITAPNTPKDKEFGFVFMDCKVNVTPEVDKLYLGRPWRAWAKSVFIKCEFPKQIAVEGWDNWGNVENEKTAFFAEYECSGEGFKPKERASWTHQLKKSESERYTLKTILGNNSKSSEKEWYEL from the coding sequence ATGAAAAACACGAACCAATTAAAATACCTTTTGTTTTTACTTTTGGTCACTCAATCTTTTTTTGCACAAACAGCTAACCCTGAAAAATACAAATACCAATTTGTGGTTGCCAAAGACGGTAGCGGCGATTATAAATACATTCAGGATGCGATAGATGCGATGCGAAAATTTCCGTTGGCACCCATTACTTTGTATATCAAAAATGGAGTTTACAACGAAAAAATAGAATTGTCTGCTAATAATACCGATGTTGCTTTTATTGGCGAAAGCCTAGATAAAACCATTATCACCTACAATGATTATTCGGGCAGAGGCAAAATGGGTACTTTCGATTCTTATACCGCCAAAATATCAGGAAATAGATTCAAGGCAGAGAATATTACTTTCGAAAATTCCGCAGGGCGAGTAGGGCAGGCAGTGGCTTTGTATGTCGATGCTGATAAAGCCGTTTTTAAGAATTGTAAGTTTCTAGGCAATCAAGATACTATATATTTGGGTGGCGAATATGCCAGACAGTTTTTTGTCGATTGTCATATCGAGGGAACTACGGATTTTATCTTTGGACCAGCAACAGCGGTTTTTAAAAACTGTACTATCTTGGCTAAAACCAATTCTTATATCACCGCTCCCAATACGCCAAAAGACAAAGAATTTGGTTTTGTTTTTATGGATTGCAAAGTGAATGTAACACCCGAAGTAGATAAGCTTTATCTGGGTCGTCCTTGGCGAGCGTGGGCAAAATCCGTGTTTATAAAATGCGAATTTCCCAAACAAATAGCAGTTGAAGGCTGGGACAATTGGGGAAATGTTGAGAATGAAAAAACCGCTTTTTTTGCAGAATACGAATGCAGCGGTGAAGGTTTTAAACCAAAAGAAAGAGCTTCTTGGACACATCAATTAAAAAAATCAGAATCCGAAAGATATACTTTGAAAACTATTTTAGGCAACAATTCAAAATCTTCTGAAAAAGAATGGTACGAATTGTAG
- a CDS encoding SusC/RagA family TonB-linked outer membrane protein gives MKKTVVKQRLIIRLMKMTFYQFVLALVFSSVTMANSLNGQVKLDTKVTISITDMDLNKALTELGKSADVKFSYNSRIVPSDQKVSVKADNEAFSIVLSRVLKPLKISYAVVSNQIVLQKASEKNEKSTNVSAVNPQQKVLSGVVVDAKGLSLPGASVIVKGTSNGTSTDLDGKFSLKVEDEGSILVISYMGYDTLEIPVGSKTEFRITLKESSQSLEEVVVVGYGSSKQKDLTGSVSSVKSENFNKGPQMSAQQAIQGKMAGVVIAQNSGKPGGSNKVVIRGGTSLTGVNDPLYVIDGVPISTTAGVSQANIRGNGTDFFDQEPTNPLMTINPNDIESVTVLKDASSTAIYGSRGANGVIVITTKKGKSGNLKVTLDVTGGISTVSNKLDVLSADEYRKINTDLGLTFSDLGGNTNWQDEIYRTAEIKDYNLSFSGGSDKTAYRASLGYGDQEGVLIGSKLERANARINVNHSALNDKLSFDLRVNYGQTFSNNSPVSNTVGSEAGTSINYESYVFNPTYPIYNATGGYNHVPPYRINPVSFSNDVLDEVTNDRFLGNLSTTYKIINPLSVNVNLGYTNQGINRNSYIKKSNPLGEGMGGYASVQKLEDYSKLLETVLRYDETFGKHTVNAIAGYSYQYFVNEGIRNAVSGFLSDEFKWYSLQAASTNQGVTSFKGSNKLISMYGRINYSFNDIILATGTIRRDGSSRFGSGNQWGVFPSGSLAWRISNMDFFKSKTISDLKIRTSYGVTGNQEIGNLNSITRLGATSAGYIVGGQRITTVLPLQYANPDLKWEQTAQFNTGVDYSLLDGRVRGSIDYYIKKTSDLLLNIPVPSPTAVSTQLANVGSVQNKGIELELSADIINKGDFTWTTSINYSRNRNEVLSLSNSQFKGDNIQVAPLQGQGLTAGIFAQLIQPGLPVGTFYGREFKGIENGVEIIDPEMKVIGSAQPDFTFGITNSLSYKRISLGFNFRGSIGNDVYNLTANNLGYLSNLPGRNVFKEAVTSGVLRSQPKQYSSRWIEDGSFVRLDNLTLGYDFDLKNLPLLSSARLFVTGQNLLLFTKYSGLDPEVNSDVSGTGIAPLGVDYLAYPKSKTVSVGLSVSF, from the coding sequence ATGAAAAAAACCGTAGTAAAACAACGATTAATAATCCGACTGATGAAAATGACATTCTACCAATTTGTATTAGCACTTGTTTTTTCGAGCGTTACCATGGCTAACAGTTTGAATGGACAAGTAAAATTAGATACAAAGGTGACCATTTCTATAACAGATATGGACCTGAATAAGGCATTGACTGAACTAGGAAAATCAGCCGATGTGAAATTTTCTTATAACTCAAGAATTGTGCCTTCTGACCAAAAGGTAAGCGTTAAGGCGGATAACGAAGCTTTTTCTATAGTGCTTTCTAGAGTTTTGAAACCACTTAAAATTTCTTATGCCGTAGTAAGCAATCAAATTGTTTTGCAAAAAGCAAGCGAAAAAAATGAAAAAAGTACCAATGTTTCAGCAGTCAATCCACAACAAAAAGTGTTGAGTGGAGTAGTTGTAGATGCTAAAGGGCTTTCGCTTCCAGGTGCTAGTGTAATTGTCAAAGGAACAAGCAACGGAACTTCAACAGATTTAGACGGAAAATTTAGCCTCAAAGTAGAGGATGAAGGGTCAATTTTGGTCATTTCTTATATGGGCTATGATACTTTAGAAATACCAGTTGGTAGTAAAACTGAATTTAGAATTACGCTGAAAGAATCGTCTCAAAGTTTAGAGGAAGTTGTGGTTGTAGGATATGGTTCAAGCAAGCAAAAAGACTTGACAGGATCTGTTTCTTCTGTGAAATCAGAGAATTTTAATAAAGGACCACAAATGAGTGCGCAACAAGCTATTCAAGGAAAAATGGCTGGAGTTGTAATTGCTCAAAATAGTGGAAAACCAGGAGGGTCAAACAAAGTGGTTATTCGTGGTGGAACTTCATTAACTGGCGTAAACGATCCTTTGTATGTTATTGATGGCGTTCCAATTTCTACAACAGCAGGAGTGAGTCAAGCTAATATTAGAGGAAACGGAACTGATTTTTTCGATCAAGAACCAACCAATCCTTTGATGACCATAAATCCAAATGATATTGAATCGGTAACGGTTTTGAAAGATGCTTCTTCAACAGCTATCTATGGTTCGAGAGGTGCAAATGGTGTAATTGTTATTACTACCAAAAAAGGAAAATCAGGTAATCTAAAAGTAACTTTGGATGTAACAGGTGGTATTTCAACTGTTTCAAACAAATTGGATGTGTTATCTGCCGATGAGTATCGAAAAATCAATACCGATTTAGGTCTTACTTTTTCAGATTTAGGAGGCAATACCAATTGGCAAGACGAAATTTATAGAACTGCTGAAATAAAAGATTATAATTTGTCTTTTTCAGGCGGTTCAGACAAAACGGCCTATAGAGCTTCATTAGGATATGGCGATCAAGAGGGCGTTTTGATTGGTTCCAAATTAGAAAGAGCCAATGCAAGAATAAACGTGAATCATTCGGCACTAAACGACAAACTTTCGTTTGATTTAAGAGTGAATTATGGACAAACATTCTCTAATAATTCACCAGTTTCTAACACAGTAGGAAGTGAAGCAGGAACGAGTATCAACTATGAGTCTTATGTTTTTAATCCGACTTATCCAATTTATAATGCTACTGGAGGTTACAATCACGTTCCGCCTTATCGAATTAATCCAGTTTCATTTTCGAACGATGTTTTAGATGAGGTTACCAACGATAGATTCTTGGGAAATTTATCTACAACTTATAAAATTATTAATCCTTTGAGTGTGAACGTAAATTTAGGTTATACCAATCAAGGGATAAATAGAAATTCATACATCAAAAAATCCAATCCATTAGGCGAAGGAATGGGTGGTTATGCTAGTGTTCAAAAACTAGAGGATTACAGTAAATTATTGGAAACTGTTTTGCGATACGATGAAACCTTTGGCAAACATACGGTAAATGCTATCGCAGGATATTCATACCAATATTTTGTAAACGAAGGAATTCGTAATGCCGTATCTGGATTTTTATCCGATGAATTCAAATGGTATAGTTTGCAAGCAGCTAGCACGAATCAAGGCGTAACTTCGTTCAAGGGAAGTAATAAATTGATTTCGATGTATGGTAGAATTAATTATAGTTTTAATGATATAATTCTTGCTACAGGAACGATTAGACGTGACGGTTCAAGTAGATTTGGATCCGGAAATCAATGGGGAGTATTTCCATCAGGATCTTTGGCTTGGAGAATTTCTAATATGGATTTCTTCAAATCAAAAACGATTTCAGATTTAAAAATTAGAACCAGTTATGGTGTAACCGGAAATCAAGAAATTGGAAATTTGAATTCTATAACCAGACTTGGAGCTACTTCAGCAGGATATATTGTAGGTGGACAAAGAATTACAACTGTTTTGCCATTGCAATATGCTAATCCTGATTTAAAATGGGAGCAAACTGCCCAATTCAATACTGGGGTTGATTATTCTTTGCTTGACGGAAGAGTTCGTGGTAGCATCGATTATTACATCAAGAAAACTTCGGATCTTTTGTTGAATATACCAGTGCCTTCTCCTACTGCCGTTAGTACGCAATTAGCCAACGTAGGAAGCGTTCAAAACAAAGGAATCGAATTAGAATTGTCTGCCGATATTATCAACAAAGGCGATTTTACTTGGACAACTTCTATCAACTACAGTAGAAACAGAAATGAAGTATTGAGCTTGTCTAACAGCCAGTTTAAAGGCGACAATATTCAGGTAGCACCATTGCAAGGTCAAGGCTTAACGGCTGGTATTTTTGCACAATTAATTCAACCAGGATTACCAGTAGGTACTTTTTATGGACGAGAATTTAAAGGTATTGAAAATGGTGTTGAAATTATTGATCCTGAAATGAAAGTAATTGGTTCGGCTCAACCTGATTTTACCTTTGGTATTACTAATTCATTGTCGTACAAAAGAATTTCTCTTGGATTTAATTTTAGAGGTTCTATTGGAAATGATGTGTATAATTTAACAGCCAATAATTTAGGTTATTTGAGTAATCTTCCAGGGCGAAATGTGTTTAAAGAAGCCGTAACAAGCGGTGTTTTAAGAAGTCAGCCTAAACAATATTCGTCAAGATGGATTGAAGATGGATCTTTTGTAAGATTAGATAATTTAACATTAGGATATGATTTCGACCTAAAAAATTTGCCTCTATTATCTAGTGCAAGATTATTTGTTACAGGGCAAAATCTTTTGTTATTCACTAAATATTCAGGTTTAGATCCAGAGGTTAATTCGGATGTTTCGGGTACAGGAATTGCTCCTCTTGGAGTAGATTATTTGGCTTATCCTAAATCTAAAACAGTAAGCGTTGGATTAAGCGTTTCGTTTTAA